Proteins encoded together in one Sinorhizobium sp. B11 window:
- a CDS encoding transporter substrate-binding protein, translating to MNDALKIGILYSTTGPYGSMGRDARDGAEFAIAEFAATSGRPVEPVFFDPQADLAAYLEGARRLLRAGCRHIVGTITSAARKEVIPLIEKHDALLWYMCPYEGFEANENVIYVGGCPNQHLLPLFEHLIPRYGNRPYLVGANYVWGWEMNRLARELTANAGGEVLGERYLPLEETAVERIVADIEQRRPSFILNNLIGPSSYAFHEAIRRLADRDPAFRPENCPVVSCDLMECELDDIAPGAATGQLCAASYFDSIATSENAEFKQRIVAHFGAERRISSVFASAYTAVRLCVDAIVAAGVDEPSAVRRELYGKSWATPFGALNIDRETNHAALPFHLGCINAQNGFDVIASRPPLAADPYLTGRSKASSPRLRVVS from the coding sequence ATGAATGATGCGTTGAAAATTGGCATTCTTTACTCCACCACCGGCCCCTACGGCTCGATGGGGCGCGACGCACGCGATGGCGCAGAATTCGCGATTGCCGAATTCGCCGCGACGAGCGGTCGGCCGGTCGAACCGGTCTTCTTTGATCCGCAAGCTGATCTTGCCGCCTATCTCGAAGGTGCCCGTCGTCTGCTGCGTGCCGGCTGCCGTCATATCGTCGGCACCATTACCTCGGCCGCCCGCAAGGAGGTCATCCCGCTTATCGAAAAACATGACGCGCTGCTTTGGTACATGTGTCCCTACGAGGGTTTCGAGGCGAATGAGAATGTCATCTATGTCGGTGGTTGCCCCAACCAGCATCTCCTGCCGCTTTTTGAGCACCTGATCCCACGCTACGGCAACCGGCCCTATCTCGTCGGCGCCAATTATGTCTGGGGCTGGGAGATGAATCGGCTTGCCCGTGAACTCACTGCCAATGCCGGTGGCGAGGTCCTCGGAGAGCGCTATCTGCCGCTTGAGGAAACCGCAGTCGAGCGCATTGTCGCCGATATCGAGCAGCGCCGTCCGAGCTTCATCCTCAACAATCTGATCGGGCCGTCGAGCTATGCCTTCCACGAAGCGATCCGGCGGCTTGCCGATCGCGACCCCGCCTTCCGGCCGGAGAACTGCCCTGTTGTCAGCTGCGACCTGATGGAATGCGAGCTCGATGATATCGCACCGGGGGCCGCGACTGGCCAGCTCTGTGCCGCCTCCTATTTCGACAGTATCGCGACATCCGAAAACGCCGAATTCAAGCAGCGGATCGTGGCCCACTTTGGTGCCGAACGCCGTATCTCCAGCGTCTTTGCCAGTGCCTATACAGCCGTGCGGCTCTGCGTCGATGCGATTGTGGCGGCCGGGGTTGACGAGCCTTCTGCGGTACGCAGGGAATTGTACGGCAAGAGCTGGGCGACACCTTTCGGCGCGCTCAACATCGACCGTGAGACGAACCACGCGGCCCTGCCCTTCCACCTCGGTTGCATCAATGCTCAGAACGGCTTCGATGTGATCGCCTCGCGCCCGCCGCTCGCCGCCGATCCCTATCTGACCGGCCGCAGCAAGGCGTCTTCGCCGAGATTGCGGGTGGTATCATGA
- a CDS encoding ANTAR domain-containing protein, which produces MKQTPNFTGWHAVVLHREDGNTERLIRQLRLLGLSATLQWAPLSAAAVPDLVIVDADQGFDGLLPWSGAAPTCPVVALLGSEAPGRIAWALSQGAGAVIAKPIAASAVYPALVMAVSIHQERKSVAERLQYLEERIRLRPLVHAAVEKLMKAHAVDEERAYSILRNCAMRRRLPMEQIAAFIIGGIEPLPEAG; this is translated from the coding sequence ATGAAGCAAACACCCAATTTCACCGGCTGGCATGCCGTCGTCCTGCACCGCGAGGATGGCAATACCGAAAGGCTGATCCGTCAGCTGCGTCTGCTGGGCTTGTCGGCCACGCTGCAGTGGGCGCCACTTTCAGCCGCAGCCGTACCCGACCTTGTCATCGTCGATGCCGACCAGGGTTTTGATGGTCTCCTGCCCTGGAGCGGTGCGGCTCCGACATGTCCCGTCGTCGCGTTGCTCGGCTCGGAAGCGCCTGGCCGTATCGCCTGGGCGCTCAGCCAGGGTGCCGGCGCCGTTATCGCCAAGCCGATTGCAGCCTCCGCGGTCTATCCGGCCCTTGTCATGGCCGTCTCCATTCATCAGGAGCGCAAGAGTGTCGCCGAGCGCCTTCAATATCTGGAGGAACGCATACGCCTGCGCCCGCTCGTACATGCCGCCGTCGAAAAACTGATGAAGGCGCACGCCGTCGATGAGGAGCGCGCCTATTCGATCCTGCGTAACTGCGCCATGCGTCGCCGGCTGCCGATGGAACAGATCGCTGCCTTCATCATCGGCGGCATAGAACCGCTGCCGGAGGCGGGTTGA
- a CDS encoding ABC transporter permease has product MRVLKAILRQPTALFGLVVVLIVIGLAVAAPWIAPFNPDEQMFDGLSLEGAPLPPGGPYLLGTDTLGRDLFSRMLFGARTSLVIGLVANGIAVAIGLLIGILAGYMRGIVGNILMRFTDLMMAFPALLLAIVLAALLQPSLWIVAMVIALVNWVQVARIVYTETRGLVERDFIMAERSLGAGHMRVLFLHILPHLVPTAIVWGTLGIATTVLLEATLSFLGIGVQPPQPSWGNIIFESQSYFQAAPWLVFFPGAIILLTALSFNLVGDALRDILDPTQRGRG; this is encoded by the coding sequence ATGCGAGTATTGAAAGCCATTTTAAGGCAGCCGACCGCCCTTTTTGGCCTTGTCGTCGTGCTTATCGTCATAGGCCTTGCGGTGGCGGCCCCCTGGATTGCGCCCTTCAATCCCGATGAGCAGATGTTCGACGGATTGTCGCTGGAAGGCGCGCCGCTACCGCCCGGCGGCCCCTATCTGCTCGGCACCGATACGCTGGGGCGCGACCTCTTCTCGCGCATGCTCTTCGGTGCGCGCACTTCGCTCGTCATCGGGCTCGTCGCCAACGGCATCGCGGTTGCGATCGGCCTCTTGATCGGCATCCTCGCCGGCTACATGCGTGGCATCGTCGGCAATATCCTGATGCGCTTCACCGATCTGATGATGGCATTTCCGGCGTTGCTGCTGGCGATCGTGCTTGCCGCGCTGCTGCAGCCGAGCCTTTGGATCGTCGCCATGGTGATCGCGCTCGTCAACTGGGTACAGGTTGCCCGCATCGTCTATACCGAGACGCGCGGACTGGTGGAACGTGATTTCATCATGGCCGAGCGCTCGCTCGGCGCCGGGCACATGCGCGTGCTCTTCCTGCATATTCTGCCACATCTGGTGCCGACGGCGATTGTCTGGGGCACGCTCGGCATCGCCACGACAGTGTTGCTGGAGGCAACGCTTTCTTTCCTCGGCATCGGCGTACAGCCGCCGCAGCCATCCTGGGGCAACATCATCTTCGAAAGCCAGAGCTATTTCCAGGCTGCCCCGTGGCTCGTCTTCTTCCCTGGTGCGATCATCCTGCTGACGGCACTCTCCTTCAATCTCGTCGGAGATGCGCTGCGCGACATTCTCGATCCGACCCAGCGCGGGAGAGGCTGA
- a CDS encoding ABC transporter permease, whose product MIFLILRRLVQASLILLGVAAITFVLLYALPADPARMIAGRSATAQTVANIRHELGLDQPLLVQFSTYLSNLLHGNLGRSYAQKTEVWTLIAARLPATLVLMLAGILVEVALGLTLGTLAAVRRGGFIDRLVMTASFVGVSAPQFVVALLLLYVFAVTLGWLPMSGYGTFAHVVLPATTLGVLGAGWYARMVRSAMIDVLNQDYVRTARAKGLSSRRIIFRHALPNAILPIIAMIGIDIGQFMGGVVVVEAVYGWPGIGQLAWQAIQQVDIPIIMGVTLTSALAIVIGNLLADLVAPLIDPRIRTR is encoded by the coding sequence ATGATCTTCCTTATCCTTCGCCGGCTCGTTCAGGCATCCCTCATTCTTCTTGGCGTCGCCGCCATCACCTTCGTGCTGCTCTATGCGCTGCCGGCCGATCCCGCGCGCATGATCGCCGGCCGCAGCGCCACGGCGCAAACTGTTGCCAACATCCGCCATGAACTCGGCCTTGACCAGCCGCTGCTCGTGCAGTTCAGCACCTATCTCTCCAACCTGTTGCACGGCAATCTCGGCCGCTCCTATGCACAGAAGACCGAGGTCTGGACGCTGATCGCCGCCCGCCTGCCGGCAACGCTCGTGCTCATGCTGGCCGGCATTCTCGTGGAAGTGGCCCTCGGCCTGACGCTCGGGACGCTCGCCGCGGTCCGTCGCGGCGGTTTCATCGACCGGCTTGTCATGACCGCCTCCTTCGTGGGCGTCTCGGCACCGCAATTCGTCGTTGCCTTGCTGCTTCTTTATGTTTTTGCCGTAACGCTCGGATGGCTACCCATGAGCGGCTACGGCACGTTCGCCCATGTCGTGCTGCCAGCCACCACCCTCGGCGTCCTTGGCGCCGGCTGGTATGCACGCATGGTGCGATCAGCGATGATCGACGTGCTCAATCAGGATTATGTTCGCACCGCGCGCGCCAAGGGCCTGTCCTCGCGCCGCATCATCTTCCGCCACGCCCTGCCGAACGCCATCCTGCCGATCATCGCCATGATCGGCATCGATATCGGGCAGTTCATGGGCGGCGTGGTCGTGGTCGAAGCCGTCTACGGCTGGCCCGGCATCGGCCAGCTCGCATGGCAGGCCATTCAGCAGGTCGATATTCCGATCATCATGGGCGTCACGCTGACATCAGCACTTGCCATCGTCATCGGCAATCTGCTCGCCGATCTCGTGGCGCCGCTTATCGATCCACGCATCCGTACACGTTGA
- a CDS encoding ABC transporter substrate-binding protein: MFKRWLRHTTMATMVALAPIAAKAQETPKQGGDIVVTYKDDITTLDPQIGYDWVNWSMIKSLYSRLMDYEPGTPNLVPSLAESFTVSPDGLTYTFKLRKGVKFTNGREIVASDVKYSIERAVNPKTQGPGAGFFGAIQGFDDETGGKTETLSGIETPDDGTVVFHLSRPDATFLHVLAINFASVVPKEAVEAAGGDFGKKPVGSGTFVLKDWTIGQKLVFERNKDYFVKNMPYLDSFTVEVGQEPLVALLRLQKGEVDIAGDGIPPAKFLEIKNSADGAQMIVDGEQLHTGYITLNTKVKPFDNVKVRQAVNMAINKDRVTRILNGRATPANQPLPPLMPGYDKSFTGYAYDVAKAKALLAEAGFADGFETVLYSTNTDPQPRIAQAIQQDLAAIGVKAEVRALAQANVIAAGGTEGEAPMIWSGGMAWIADFPDPSNFYGPILGCAGAVQGGWNWSWYCNADLDKRAVAADSMSDPAKSEERIAAWGKVFTDIMADAPWVPVINERRVVAKSLRMGGADNIYIDPTRVINYDAIYVKQ, from the coding sequence ATGTTCAAACGCTGGCTTCGACACACAACCATGGCAACGATGGTGGCGCTTGCCCCTATCGCCGCCAAGGCGCAGGAAACACCCAAGCAGGGCGGCGATATCGTCGTTACCTACAAGGATGACATCACCACACTCGACCCGCAGATCGGCTATGACTGGGTCAACTGGTCGATGATCAAAAGCCTCTATTCGCGACTGATGGATTACGAGCCCGGCACGCCGAACCTCGTCCCGTCGCTCGCCGAGAGCTTTACCGTTTCGCCCGATGGCCTGACCTATACGTTCAAGCTGCGCAAGGGCGTGAAGTTCACCAACGGCCGCGAAATCGTTGCTTCAGACGTAAAGTACTCGATCGAGCGTGCCGTCAATCCCAAGACGCAAGGCCCTGGTGCCGGCTTCTTCGGTGCGATCCAGGGCTTTGACGATGAAACGGGCGGCAAGACCGAAACGCTTTCCGGCATCGAGACGCCGGATGACGGCACGGTCGTCTTCCATCTTTCGCGCCCGGACGCCACTTTCCTGCACGTTCTCGCCATCAACTTCGCCTCGGTCGTACCGAAGGAGGCCGTCGAAGCGGCCGGTGGCGATTTCGGCAAGAAGCCCGTCGGCTCCGGCACCTTCGTGCTGAAGGATTGGACAATCGGCCAGAAGCTCGTCTTTGAACGCAACAAGGATTATTTCGTCAAGAACATGCCGTATCTCGACAGCTTCACGGTCGAAGTCGGCCAGGAGCCTCTTGTTGCGCTGCTGCGCCTGCAGAAGGGCGAAGTCGATATTGCCGGCGACGGCATCCCCCCGGCCAAGTTCCTGGAAATCAAGAACTCCGCCGATGGCGCACAGATGATCGTCGATGGCGAACAGCTTCACACCGGCTACATCACGCTCAACACCAAGGTGAAGCCGTTCGACAACGTCAAGGTGCGACAGGCTGTCAACATGGCGATCAACAAGGACCGCGTCACGCGCATCCTGAACGGTCGCGCAACGCCCGCCAACCAGCCGCTGCCGCCGCTGATGCCGGGTTACGACAAGTCCTTCACCGGCTATGCCTATGATGTCGCCAAGGCGAAGGCGCTGCTTGCCGAAGCAGGCTTTGCCGATGGTTTCGAAACGGTGCTCTATTCCACCAATACCGATCCGCAACCGCGTATCGCCCAAGCGATCCAGCAGGATCTCGCAGCGATCGGCGTGAAGGCTGAGGTTCGTGCGCTTGCGCAGGCCAATGTCATCGCGGCCGGCGGTACGGAAGGCGAAGCGCCGATGATCTGGTCGGGTGGCATGGCCTGGATCGCCGACTTCCCGGATCCGTCCAACTTCTACGGCCCGATCCTCGGTTGCGCCGGTGCGGTTCAGGGTGGCTGGAACTGGTCTTGGTACTGCAACGCCGATCTCGACAAGCGTGCGGTTGCGGCCGACTCCATGTCCGATCCGGCCAAGTCTGAAGAGCGCATCGCTGCCTGGGGCAAGGTCTTCACCGACATCATGGCCGATGCGCCGTGGGTTCCCGTCATCAACGAACGCCGCGTCGTCGCCAAATCGCTGCGGATGGGCGGTGCGGACAACATCTACATCGACCCGACCCGCGTCATCAATTACGACGCGATCTACGTGAAGCAGTAA
- a CDS encoding acetamidase/formamidase family protein, translating to MCIACTHTIHRAQHNFGWNKDFAPAVVAKPGETIHFECMDSSGGQLGSDATLETLNNLDFGKINPVSGPIYVEGAKPGDALKVTLRKFIPSGIGWTANIPGFGLLADQFKEPALHVWSYDANSMTPALYGPGGRVPLKPFAGTIGVAPAEPGTHSVVPPRRVGGNMDIRDLTAGVTLYLPIEVEGALFSIGDTHAAQGDGEVCGTAIESQMNVEATIELVKDARLQTPRFTTTEPVTRHLDGAGYEVTTGIGPDLMTGARESVMRMIDLLTAEHGMSAVDAYLLCSVCGDLRISEIVDMPNWVVSFYFPRIVFA from the coding sequence ATGTGCATTGCCTGCACCCACACGATTCACCGCGCCCAGCATAATTTCGGCTGGAACAAGGATTTCGCACCGGCTGTTGTCGCCAAGCCTGGCGAAACCATCCATTTCGAATGCATGGATTCTTCCGGCGGTCAGCTCGGCAGCGACGCGACGCTGGAAACACTGAATAATCTGGATTTCGGCAAGATCAACCCGGTTTCCGGCCCGATCTACGTGGAAGGCGCCAAGCCAGGCGACGCGCTGAAGGTGACGCTCCGCAAGTTCATTCCCTCGGGCATCGGCTGGACGGCCAATATTCCGGGCTTCGGCCTGCTTGCCGACCAGTTCAAGGAACCGGCGCTGCACGTATGGTCCTATGATGCAAACAGCATGACGCCGGCCCTTTACGGCCCTGGCGGCCGCGTGCCGCTGAAGCCCTTTGCCGGCACGATCGGCGTCGCTCCGGCCGAGCCAGGCACCCATTCCGTCGTGCCGCCGCGCCGCGTCGGCGGCAACATGGATATTCGTGACCTGACGGCCGGTGTCACCCTCTATCTGCCGATCGAGGTCGAAGGCGCACTCTTCTCTATCGGCGACACGCATGCCGCGCAGGGCGACGGTGAAGTCTGCGGAACGGCGATCGAAAGCCAGATGAATGTCGAGGCAACGATCGAGCTCGTCAAAGATGCACGCCTGCAGACACCGCGTTTCACCACGACCGAGCCGGTTACCCGCCATCTCGACGGCGCCGGCTATGAAGTGACCACCGGCATCGGCCCCGACCTGATGACGGGTGCTCGCGAAAGCGTCATGCGCATGATCGATCTTTTGACCGCAGAACACGGCATGAGCGCGGTTGATGCCTATCTGCTCTGCTCCGTCTGTGGCGATCTGCGCATCAGCGAAATCGTCGATATGCCGAACTGGGTCGTCTCCTTCTACTTCCCTAGGATCGTATTCGCGTGA
- a CDS encoding ABC transporter ATP-binding protein — MIEAIPSAPILSVRNLNVDARTPEGRKPVLKNISFDLASGETLCLAGESGSGKSVTSLSIMGLLPKASLQVASGSIMLGERDLLKLSDRAMRGVRGGDIAMVFQEPMTSLNPVMSIGAQLTEAIREHQGSENAEATALQMLDAVQITDPAKRLKQYPHELSGGMRQRVMIAMALSCRPKVLIADEPTTALDVTVQAQILKLMRELKSEFGTSIILITHDMGVVAEMADRVIIMQNGGIVEEGPAVGIFRTPRQTYTQQLLSAVPRLGAFAGTDGPPRITSRSVETLRPDRTPVLNVRGLNVTYGGAASFLFKGKAPAAAVSDVSFDILPGETLGLVGESGSGKSTTGKAVLGLIPFTGDVVIDGRNIAGLSHRDMQPIRRTAQMIFQDPYASLDPRMAVGAAIAEPLVIHGIASKSERQDRVAELLRRVGLTTDAATRYPHEFSGGQRQRICIARALALEPKLIVADESVAALDVSVRARVLDLMLELQESMGLSYLFISHDMAVVERMSHKVAVMRSGRIVETGTRRQIFEHPAEDYTKALMAAVPIPDPEARRAQV, encoded by the coding sequence GTGATTGAAGCCATACCCTCGGCACCTATCCTCAGCGTTCGCAATCTCAATGTCGATGCGCGAACGCCGGAAGGTCGCAAACCGGTTCTGAAAAATATCAGCTTTGATTTGGCGAGCGGCGAAACGCTTTGCCTTGCCGGAGAATCCGGTTCGGGCAAATCGGTGACGTCGCTGTCGATCATGGGCTTGCTGCCGAAGGCCTCGCTTCAAGTCGCCTCCGGCAGCATCATGCTCGGCGAACGCGATCTGCTGAAACTTTCCGACAGGGCCATGCGCGGCGTGCGCGGCGGCGATATTGCCATGGTCTTCCAGGAGCCGATGACGTCACTCAACCCGGTCATGTCGATCGGCGCACAGCTGACGGAGGCGATCCGCGAGCATCAGGGCAGCGAGAACGCCGAAGCGACTGCATTACAGATGCTCGATGCGGTGCAGATCACCGATCCGGCAAAACGCCTGAAACAATATCCGCATGAACTTTCCGGCGGGATGCGGCAACGCGTGATGATCGCCATGGCGCTCTCCTGCCGTCCCAAGGTGCTGATCGCCGACGAGCCCACCACCGCGCTCGACGTCACCGTACAGGCGCAGATCCTGAAGCTGATGCGCGAGCTGAAATCAGAATTCGGCACCTCGATCATCCTGATCACCCATGACATGGGCGTCGTCGCCGAAATGGCCGACCGCGTCATCATCATGCAGAATGGTGGCATCGTCGAGGAGGGCCCGGCCGTCGGCATTTTCCGTACCCCGCGGCAAACCTATACGCAGCAGTTACTCTCCGCCGTACCACGCCTGGGCGCGTTTGCAGGCACGGACGGCCCGCCGCGTATCACCTCACGCAGCGTCGAGACCTTGCGTCCCGATCGCACACCAGTACTGAATGTGCGTGGTCTCAATGTCACCTATGGCGGTGCTGCGAGCTTTCTCTTCAAGGGCAAGGCGCCTGCCGCGGCAGTCAGCGACGTCTCCTTCGATATTTTGCCCGGCGAAACCCTCGGCCTCGTCGGCGAAAGCGGTTCGGGAAAATCGACGACCGGCAAGGCCGTGCTCGGCCTCATTCCTTTCACGGGCGATGTGGTCATCGACGGCCGCAACATCGCAGGGCTCAGCCATCGAGACATGCAGCCCATACGCCGCACGGCGCAGATGATCTTTCAGGATCCCTATGCCTCGCTCGACCCTCGCATGGCGGTGGGCGCTGCGATCGCCGAACCGCTAGTCATACACGGTATCGCCAGTAAGTCCGAGCGGCAGGACAGAGTTGCGGAACTTCTGCGCCGCGTCGGTCTGACGACGGACGCCGCCACACGCTATCCGCATGAATTCTCTGGCGGCCAGCGCCAGCGCATCTGCATTGCGCGCGCACTTGCACTTGAACCCAAGCTCATCGTTGCCGACGAAAGCGTTGCGGCACTCGACGTCTCCGTGCGCGCCCGCGTGCTCGACCTGATGCTGGAACTGCAGGAGAGCATGGGGCTCTCCTATCTCTTCATCTCGCATGACATGGCGGTTGTCGAACGCATGTCCCATAAGGTCGCCGTCATGCGTAGCGGCAGGATCGTCGAAACCGGCACTCGCCGTCAAATTTTCGAACACCCGGCAGAGGATTACACGAAGGCCCTGATGGCTGCCGTTCCGATCCCCGATCCTGAAGCGCGGCGAGCGCAGGTCTGA
- a CDS encoding porin, with translation MNIRMMLLGSAAALIAAPAFAADAIVAAEPEPVEYVRVCDAYGTGYFYIPGTETCLKIEGYIRFQVNVGSNVGGDNDSDWDAVTRGQVQFTAKSDTEYGPLTGVIVLQANADNATDQDTILDSAYLDVAGFRAGLFYSWWDDGLSGETDDIGSVVTLHNSIRYQYETGSFYAGISVDELEDGVYQGDFDPALGELVPNDGPNNVGVAFGIGGTAGAFSYQITGGWDFDNEDGAIRAMGTAELGPGTLGLAAVYSSGPNSYYSTAEWAVAAEYAIKATDKLKITPGVQYYGNYIGGHSAFDTVPDDFDGTGDAWKVGLTVDYQIVDNFYAKASVQYLDPEDSDDFTTGYFRLQRSF, from the coding sequence ATGAACATTCGTATGATGTTGCTTGGTTCCGCAGCTGCCCTCATCGCTGCACCGGCATTCGCAGCAGACGCAATCGTCGCTGCCGAGCCGGAACCGGTTGAATACGTTCGCGTCTGCGACGCCTACGGCACCGGCTACTTCTATATCCCGGGCACGGAAACCTGCCTGAAGATCGAAGGTTACATCCGTTTCCAGGTCAACGTCGGCTCGAACGTCGGCGGTGACAACGACTCTGACTGGGATGCTGTAACCCGTGGTCAGGTTCAGTTCACGGCCAAGAGCGACACCGAGTACGGTCCGCTCACCGGCGTTATCGTTCTCCAGGCCAATGCCGACAATGCAACGGACCAGGACACGATCCTCGACTCCGCTTACCTCGACGTCGCGGGCTTCCGCGCTGGTCTCTTCTACTCCTGGTGGGACGATGGCCTCTCCGGCGAAACCGACGATATCGGTTCTGTCGTAACGCTGCATAACTCGATCCGTTATCAGTACGAAACCGGTTCCTTCTACGCCGGCATCAGCGTCGACGAACTGGAAGACGGCGTATACCAGGGTGACTTCGATCCGGCCCTCGGCGAACTCGTCCCCAACGACGGCCCGAACAATGTCGGCGTTGCCTTCGGCATCGGCGGCACGGCTGGCGCCTTCAGCTACCAGATCACCGGCGGCTGGGACTTCGACAACGAAGACGGCGCAATCCGCGCTATGGGTACGGCTGAACTCGGCCCGGGCACGCTCGGCCTCGCTGCTGTCTACTCCAGCGGCCCGAACTCCTACTACTCGACGGCTGAATGGGCAGTTGCTGCCGAATACGCCATCAAGGCAACGGACAAGCTGAAGATCACTCCTGGTGTTCAGTATTACGGCAACTACATCGGCGGTCACAGCGCGTTCGACACCGTTCCGGATGACTTCGACGGTACCGGCGACGCCTGGAAGGTCGGTCTGACGGTTGATTACCAGATCGTCGACAACTTCTACGCCAAGGCTTCCGTCCAGTACCTGGATCCGGAAGATAGCGACGACTTCACGACGGGTTACTTCCGCCTGCAGCGTTCGTTCTAA
- a CDS encoding GntR family transcriptional regulator has translation MHVYASLNWQNHSLKQVRRREIIRTGTTVEQMVRAIADMIVTGQILPGDKLDEISLAARFEVSRTPVREALRELGAMGLVDREPNRSAVVTNVTETYLHSMFEAMAELEGVCARLAAERMTVDERRMLEIEHRASARLVHQGAEEDYAVHNTEFHTRLYRGAHNEHIYELVTQSRARLAPFRRAQFRLPGRLAKSYDEHDVIVTAIMRADGAAAAKAAYSHVEIVSDASVVFASAREK, from the coding sequence ATGCATGTGTATGCATCGCTCAATTGGCAGAATCATTCCTTGAAGCAGGTCAGGCGCAGAGAGATCATCCGGACAGGAACGACCGTCGAGCAGATGGTGCGGGCAATTGCTGATATGATCGTGACCGGGCAGATACTGCCGGGCGACAAGCTTGACGAGATTTCACTGGCGGCTCGTTTTGAAGTGTCGCGGACGCCTGTGCGCGAGGCGCTTCGCGAACTCGGAGCAATGGGGCTCGTCGATCGCGAGCCGAACCGCAGCGCTGTCGTCACCAATGTAACCGAGACCTACTTGCATTCGATGTTCGAGGCGATGGCCGAGCTCGAAGGCGTTTGCGCACGTCTAGCCGCCGAGAGGATGACGGTTGACGAGCGGCGTATGCTGGAAATCGAACATCGTGCGTCTGCACGGCTCGTGCATCAGGGTGCGGAAGAGGACTATGCCGTTCACAATACCGAATTCCACACCCGGCTCTATCGCGGCGCACACAACGAGCATATCTATGAGCTGGTAACCCAAAGCCGGGCCCGGCTCGCGCCTTTCCGGCGCGCGCAGTTCCGGCTGCCGGGTCGGCTCGCGAAGTCTTATGACGAGCACGACGTCATCGTCACCGCGATCATGCGGGCAGATGGTGCCGCCGCTGCAAAGGCTGCCTATTCGCATGTGGAAATCGTCAGCGATGCCAGTGTGGTCTTCGCCTCGGCGAGAGAGAAATAG
- a CDS encoding BMP family ABC transporter substrate-binding protein — MTKLLSMNRRHFLQASAATALVGAAPGILSSRALAQTALTVGFIYVGPKDDYGYNQSHAEGAAAVKALPGITVVEEENVPETVDVQKTMESMINLDGATLIFPTSFGYFDPHMLAVAAKYPDIQFRHCGGLWQEGKNPANTGSYFGYIFQGQYLNGIAAGHATKSKKLGFVAAKPIPQVLQNINAFLLGARTVDPAITCQVIFTGEWSLAVKEAEATNALVDQGADVITCHVDSPKVVVETAAGRGAFICGYHANQSPLAPEKYLTGAEWAWGNVYSDFVKKAQAGEKLGNFVRGGLKDGFVKMSALGPGVSEAGRRAFEATHAEMMKGGFSVFKGPLKDNKGSSVVTADKSYAEDAIELESMNYLVEGVVGSTA, encoded by the coding sequence ATGACCAAACTCCTTTCCATGAACCGTCGCCATTTCCTTCAGGCTTCCGCTGCCACCGCCCTGGTCGGCGCAGCCCCCGGCATCCTCTCCTCGCGCGCCCTTGCGCAGACCGCGCTGACCGTCGGCTTCATCTATGTCGGCCCAAAGGATGACTATGGCTACAACCAGTCGCACGCCGAGGGCGCGGCTGCCGTCAAGGCGCTGCCTGGCATCACCGTCGTCGAAGAAGAGAACGTGCCCGAGACCGTCGACGTTCAGAAGACGATGGAATCGATGATCAATCTGGACGGTGCGACGCTCATCTTCCCGACCTCCTTCGGCTACTTCGATCCCCACATGCTGGCCGTGGCAGCCAAATATCCCGATATCCAGTTCCGCCATTGCGGCGGCCTCTGGCAGGAGGGCAAGAACCCGGCCAATACCGGCTCCTATTTCGGCTATATCTTCCAGGGCCAGTATCTGAACGGCATCGCCGCCGGCCATGCGACGAAAAGCAAGAAGCTTGGCTTCGTCGCGGCAAAGCCGATCCCGCAGGTTCTGCAGAATATCAACGCCTTCCTGCTCGGCGCCCGCACGGTCGATCCTGCTATCACCTGCCAGGTGATCTTCACTGGCGAGTGGTCGCTCGCCGTCAAGGAAGCCGAAGCCACCAACGCGCTGGTCGATCAGGGTGCCGATGTCATCACCTGCCACGTCGACAGCCCGAAGGTCGTCGTCGAAACGGCCGCCGGCCGCGGAGCCTTCATCTGCGGCTACCACGCCAATCAGAGCCCGCTTGCCCCCGAGAAATATCTCACCGGTGCCGAATGGGCCTGGGGCAATGTCTACAGCGATTTCGTCAAGAAGGCGCAGGCCGGCGAAAAGCTCGGCAATTTCGTTCGCGGCGGCCTGAAGGACGGGTTTGTCAAGATGAGCGCGCTCGGCCCCGGCGTTTCCGAGGCAGGCCGCAGGGCCTTCGAAGCAACCCATGCGGAAATGATGAAGGGCGGTTTCTCGGTCTTCAAGGGACCGCTGAAGGATAACAAGGGCAGTTCAGTTGTGACTGCCGACAAGAGCTATGCCGAAGACGCGATCGAGCTCGAGAGCATGAATTATCTGGTCGAGGGCGTCGTCGGATCGACGGCGTAG